In Vibrio atlanticus, the following proteins share a genomic window:
- the truA gene encoding tRNA pseudouridine(38-40) synthase TruA — translation MKIALGIEYNGTHYFGWQRQRDVKSVQEELEKALSVVANHPVEVMCAGRTDAGVHGTGQVVHFETNVDRKMVAWTMGANANMPKDIAVRWATEVNEDFHARFSATARRYRYIIFNHALRPGILNSGVSHYHGHLDEKKMHEAGQYLLGENDFTSFRATHCQSRSPWRNMIHLNVTRHGHYIVIDIKANAFVHHMVRNITGSLIAVGKGDQKPEWIQWLLEAKDRKVAGATAKAEGLYLVDVDYPEHFGLPREPIGPLFLPDNLN, via the coding sequence ATGAAAATTGCTTTAGGTATTGAATATAACGGTACCCACTACTTTGGTTGGCAGCGCCAACGAGACGTGAAAAGTGTCCAAGAAGAATTGGAAAAGGCTCTTTCAGTTGTCGCGAATCACCCTGTAGAAGTTATGTGTGCTGGTCGCACAGATGCCGGTGTTCACGGTACGGGACAAGTCGTTCACTTTGAAACTAATGTCGATCGTAAAATGGTTGCATGGACAATGGGCGCAAATGCCAACATGCCAAAAGATATTGCCGTTCGTTGGGCAACAGAAGTGAATGAGGATTTCCATGCTCGTTTTTCTGCAACAGCACGCCGTTATCGCTACATTATCTTTAACCATGCTCTACGTCCTGGCATTTTGAATTCAGGTGTGAGCCATTATCATGGTCACCTTGATGAGAAAAAGATGCATGAAGCGGGTCAGTACTTACTTGGTGAGAATGACTTTACTTCGTTCAGGGCAACACATTGTCAATCTCGTAGCCCATGGAGAAACATGATTCACTTAAACGTGACTCGTCATGGGCATTACATAGTGATCGATATTAAAGCGAATGCGTTTGTTCACCATATGGTGAGGAATATTACTGGTAGCCTAATTGCGGTAGGTAAAGGTGATCAAAAACCAGAGTGGATTCAGTGGCTTTTAGAGGCTAAAGATCGAAAAGTGGCAGGCGCGACAGCGAAAGCGGAAGGCTTATACTTAGTCGATGTTGATTATCCTGAACATTTTGGACTACCAAGAGAGCCTATTGGCCCTCTATTTTTGCCGGATAATTTGAACTAA
- the accD gene encoding acetyl-CoA carboxylase, carboxyltransferase subunit beta, which translates to MSWLEKILEKSNIVTSRKASIPEGVWTKCTSCEQVLYHAELERNLEVCPKCDHHMRMKARRRLDTFLDKGERVELGTDLEPQDKLKFKDSKRYKERISVAQKNSGETDALVAMKGELLGLPIVACAFEFSFMGGSMGSVVGARFVKAVDAAIENNCGLVCFSASGGARMQEALMSLMQMAKTSAALERLSAKGLPFVSVMTDPTMGGVSASLAMLGDINIGEPKALIGFAGRRVIEQTVREDLPEGFQRSEFLLDHGAIDMIVDRREMRQRVASLVAKMTNQPSPLVVSVNDSPNEAAYEVPEAPEKG; encoded by the coding sequence ATGAGTTGGCTTGAAAAGATTTTAGAAAAAAGCAACATCGTAACATCTCGTAAAGCGTCAATCCCTGAGGGTGTTTGGACTAAATGTACTTCTTGTGAGCAGGTTCTTTACCATGCTGAACTAGAGCGTAACCTAGAAGTATGTCCAAAATGTGACCATCACATGCGTATGAAAGCACGTCGCCGTCTGGATACATTCCTAGACAAAGGTGAGCGTGTTGAACTAGGTACTGATCTTGAGCCACAAGACAAACTGAAGTTTAAAGACTCTAAGCGTTACAAAGAACGTATCTCTGTTGCTCAAAAGAACAGTGGTGAAACAGACGCATTAGTTGCAATGAAAGGCGAACTGCTTGGTTTACCTATCGTTGCGTGTGCGTTTGAGTTCTCATTTATGGGCGGCTCAATGGGTTCTGTTGTTGGTGCTCGTTTTGTGAAAGCGGTAGATGCAGCTATTGAGAACAACTGTGGTTTAGTTTGTTTCTCTGCAAGTGGTGGTGCTCGTATGCAAGAGGCATTGATGTCTCTCATGCAAATGGCAAAAACCAGTGCTGCTCTAGAGCGTCTATCTGCGAAAGGCCTACCGTTTGTTTCAGTAATGACTGATCCAACAATGGGTGGCGTTTCTGCAAGTTTAGCAATGCTTGGCGATATCAATATCGGTGAACCAAAAGCGCTTATCGGTTTTGCTGGACGTCGTGTAATCGAGCAAACTGTACGTGAAGATCTTCCTGAAGGTTTCCAACGCAGTGAGTTCCTACTAGACCACGGTGCTATCGACATGATCGTTGACCGTCGTGAGATGCGTCAGCGCGTTGCAAGCCTTGTTGCTAAAATGACCAATCAGCCTTCACCATTAGTAGTTTCTGTGAACGATTCACCGAATGAAGCTGCTTATGAAGTACCAGAAGCGCCAGAAAAAGGGTAA
- the folC gene encoding bifunctional tetrahydrofolate synthase/dihydrofolate synthase: MSQQPIPQATSSLEMWLDYLSNIHASAIDLGLDRVQAVASKANLTKPAQHVITVAGTNGKGSTCALMEAILLDAGYSVGVYSSPHLIRYNERVRINGKDLSDQKMVQSFDFIEKERGEISLSFFEYGTLAALRAFQTEAVDVVLLEVGLGGRLDATNIVEHDVSVITSLAVDHVDWLGDDINVIGFEKAGIYRSGKPAICGQPKPPATVAAHADDINAEFYQVGIQYTYDVDGDTWNWRSGAFQLESLPIPSLPLPNAATALMALGTSELSISDVNVVNGMKNAQLPGRMQQISEQPVIVLDVAHNPHSAEYFAQQVAKKYAGKNLHVVVAMLHDKDIPATLEVLAPITTHWYPASLKGPRAATAAELCQSLPEGVEQYSNPVVAFEAALASVIDDDVVLVVGSFHTVGEVLEHWQKKGN, encoded by the coding sequence ATGAGTCAACAACCTATTCCTCAAGCCACATCCTCTTTGGAGATGTGGCTTGATTATTTATCAAACATCCACGCAAGCGCTATTGATCTTGGTTTAGACCGAGTTCAAGCTGTCGCCTCTAAGGCAAACCTCACCAAACCTGCTCAACATGTTATTACTGTTGCTGGAACCAACGGCAAGGGCTCAACATGTGCACTCATGGAAGCTATTCTATTGGATGCTGGTTACTCTGTTGGTGTCTACAGCTCCCCTCACTTAATTCGCTATAACGAACGTGTTCGTATCAATGGCAAAGATCTGTCTGATCAAAAGATGGTTCAGTCTTTCGATTTCATTGAGAAAGAACGTGGTGAAATCAGCCTTAGCTTTTTTGAATATGGCACTTTAGCAGCGTTACGTGCTTTTCAAACCGAAGCGGTTGACGTTGTATTGTTAGAAGTGGGTCTAGGCGGACGTTTAGACGCGACCAATATCGTTGAACATGACGTTTCTGTGATTACTAGTTTGGCTGTCGACCATGTTGACTGGCTAGGTGATGACATTAATGTGATCGGTTTTGAGAAAGCGGGCATTTATCGTAGCGGTAAACCCGCTATCTGTGGTCAACCCAAGCCACCAGCTACGGTTGCGGCACACGCTGATGATATTAACGCTGAGTTCTACCAAGTAGGGATTCAATACACCTATGATGTAGATGGTGATACTTGGAACTGGCGCAGTGGCGCATTCCAGTTAGAATCGCTACCTATCCCAAGCTTACCGCTGCCGAACGCAGCCACCGCACTGATGGCATTAGGTACTTCAGAACTAAGCATTAGTGATGTGAACGTTGTTAACGGTATGAAGAATGCGCAGCTTCCTGGGCGTATGCAGCAAATTAGCGAACAACCGGTGATTGTGCTTGATGTAGCACACAACCCGCATTCTGCTGAGTACTTTGCGCAGCAAGTCGCGAAGAAGTATGCAGGCAAAAATTTACACGTTGTAGTCGCCATGCTTCATGACAAAGATATCCCCGCGACATTGGAAGTATTAGCTCCAATAACAACACATTGGTACCCAGCTTCGCTGAAAGGCCCACGAGCCGCAACAGCCGCTGAATTGTGTCAAAGCTTACCTGAAGGTGTAGAGCAGTATTCAAACCCTGTTGTAGCGTTTGAAGCGGCTTTAGCTTCTGTTATAGATGACGATGTTGTGTTGGTTGTCGGTTCTTTTCATACCGTGGGTGAAGTGTTGGAGCATTGGCAGAAAAAAGGAAACTAA
- a CDS encoding SPOR domain-containing protein — MASKFQSRLVGTIILVAIGVIVLPDVLDGKKLHYKEEFASIPIKPELDSNVEVFEVLDPVEDQIALPDSPVEQVVESGRTDNSNTQTASASSNKEADKVAVVVKPVPEKNEYQDSAWIIQLMALKNADNAKNVVKDLQKRGYQAHTKQEKTFTRVIIGPDVSKSKLERQIKELEKITGSKGQLLKFKPLNP; from the coding sequence ATGGCAAGTAAATTCCAAAGCCGATTAGTCGGCACCATCATTTTAGTGGCCATTGGCGTGATTGTATTGCCCGATGTGCTGGATGGTAAGAAGCTCCACTATAAAGAAGAGTTTGCAAGCATTCCGATTAAGCCTGAGCTTGATAGTAATGTTGAAGTGTTTGAAGTACTCGATCCTGTTGAAGATCAGATTGCACTGCCGGACTCTCCGGTTGAGCAAGTGGTTGAAAGTGGTCGTACTGATAATTCAAATACGCAAACTGCGTCGGCTTCCAGTAACAAAGAAGCGGATAAAGTGGCGGTGGTGGTTAAGCCGGTACCTGAAAAAAATGAATACCAAGACAGTGCTTGGATTATTCAATTGATGGCTTTGAAGAATGCTGACAACGCAAAAAACGTTGTTAAGGATTTACAGAAGCGTGGTTATCAGGCTCATACCAAGCAAGAAAAAACATTTACGCGAGTAATTATTGGCCCGGATGTTTCTAAATCCAAACTTGAGCGACAAATTAAGGAATTAGAAAAAATTACGGGTTCAAAAGGCCAATTGCTCAAATTTAAACCGTTAAATCCATAA
- a CDS encoding CvpA family protein, protein MNWLDFVILGVIGFSAVISLVRGFAKEALSLVIWFGAFFIASQYYAKLAMYFTNIEDEMFRNGTAIAALFVATLVVGALVNYVIGQLVQKTGLSGTDRILGVVFGGLRGVLIVSAVLFFMDAFTAFPSSEWWKNSQLVPEFSRIIAPFFEHLQATSSFLSGAL, encoded by the coding sequence ATGAATTGGTTAGATTTTGTCATTTTAGGCGTGATCGGCTTCTCTGCCGTGATCAGTTTAGTTCGCGGTTTCGCTAAAGAAGCGTTGTCACTTGTTATTTGGTTTGGAGCATTTTTTATTGCTAGCCAGTACTACGCTAAATTAGCAATGTACTTCACCAATATTGAAGATGAGATGTTTCGAAACGGAACTGCGATAGCAGCATTGTTTGTTGCAACGTTAGTTGTTGGTGCCTTAGTTAACTATGTCATCGGGCAGCTAGTTCAGAAAACAGGCCTGTCGGGTACAGACAGAATCCTCGGTGTCGTCTTTGGTGGCTTACGTGGTGTTTTGATTGTTTCTGCAGTGTTGTTTTTCATGGATGCGTTTACTGCATTCCCAAGTTCTGAGTGGTGGAAGAATTCGCAATTGGTTCCGGAGTTTAGCCGAATCATTGCGCCGTTCTTCGAGCATTTACAAGCAACATCTAGTTTCTTATCTGGCGCGCTTTAG
- the purF gene encoding amidophosphoribosyltransferase gives MCGIVGIVGSTPVNQSIYDALTVLQHRGQDAAGICTIESNRFRLRKANGLVKDVFEAKHMQRLQGNVGIGHVRYPTAGSSSASEAQPFYVNSPFGITLAHNGNLTNASEVREKLFEKDRRHVNTTSDSEVLLNVLAHEIDTVKGNVTSDDVFRAVANVHRTIRGAYAVTAMIIGHGMIAFRDPHGIRPLCLGKREINGKTEYMVASESVALDAVGFDFMRDVAPGEAIYATFDGELFTKQCADNPQLNPCIFEFVYFARPDSFIDKISVYSARVEMGEMLGKRIKEEYADLDIDVVIPIPETSNDIALRIAQAIDKPYRQGFVKNRYVGRTFIMPGQQQRKKSVRRKLNAIRSEFKGKNVLLVDDSIVRGTTSEQIIEMARDSGANKVFMVSAAPEVRFPNVYGIDMPSATELIAHGRDNETICKQIGADALIFQTLPDLISAVGMGNQDISRFDTSVFNGEYVTGDIDQAYLDFLDSLRNDDSKVEREIQQDLANLELHNEGA, from the coding sequence ATGTGTGGTATTGTTGGAATCGTGGGTTCAACACCTGTAAACCAGTCTATTTATGACGCTTTAACGGTATTGCAGCATCGTGGCCAAGATGCCGCTGGTATTTGTACCATAGAAAGCAATCGTTTCCGTCTGCGTAAGGCGAACGGTTTAGTTAAAGATGTTTTTGAAGCAAAACACATGCAACGCCTCCAAGGCAACGTGGGTATTGGTCATGTTCGTTATCCTACAGCGGGAAGTTCTAGTGCTTCTGAAGCTCAACCTTTCTACGTAAACTCTCCATTTGGCATCACGCTGGCGCACAACGGTAACCTAACGAATGCAAGTGAAGTTCGTGAGAAGTTGTTCGAAAAAGACCGCCGTCATGTCAACACAACCTCTGACTCTGAAGTTCTACTAAACGTATTGGCTCATGAGATCGATACCGTAAAAGGGAACGTGACTTCAGACGACGTTTTCCGCGCAGTTGCAAACGTGCACCGCACTATTCGTGGTGCTTACGCAGTGACAGCGATGATCATCGGCCACGGCATGATCGCATTCCGTGACCCGCATGGTATTCGTCCACTGTGTCTTGGTAAGCGTGAAATTAACGGTAAAACAGAGTACATGGTTGCGTCTGAGTCAGTAGCGTTAGACGCTGTTGGTTTTGATTTTATGCGCGATGTTGCTCCTGGTGAAGCTATCTACGCAACATTCGATGGTGAGCTTTTCACTAAACAATGTGCAGACAACCCACAACTAAACCCATGTATTTTTGAGTTTGTTTACTTTGCTCGTCCCGATTCATTCATCGATAAAATTTCGGTTTACAGCGCACGCGTTGAGATGGGTGAGATGTTAGGTAAGCGTATTAAAGAAGAGTACGCAGACCTAGACATTGACGTGGTTATTCCAATTCCTGAAACATCAAATGATATTGCTCTACGAATTGCTCAAGCGATTGATAAGCCATATCGTCAAGGTTTCGTGAAAAACCGTTACGTTGGCCGCACGTTTATCATGCCTGGTCAGCAACAACGTAAGAAGTCGGTTCGCCGTAAACTCAACGCGATTCGTTCTGAGTTTAAAGGTAAGAACGTTCTACTGGTTGATGACTCGATTGTTCGTGGTACAACATCAGAGCAGATCATTGAGATGGCTCGTGATTCTGGCGCAAACAAAGTCTTCATGGTTTCTGCCGCTCCGGAGGTTCGCTTCCCTAACGTCTACGGTATTGATATGCCGAGCGCGACAGAGCTGATTGCTCATGGTCGTGATAACGAAACGATTTGTAAGCAGATTGGCGCAGACGCATTGATTTTCCAAACACTACCAGACTTAATCTCTGCAGTAGGTATGGGTAATCAAGACATCTCTCGTTTTGATACCTCCGTATTCAACGGTGAGTATGTAACGGGCGATATCGACCAAGCGTACCTAGATTTCCTAGACTCTTTACGTAATGACGATTCAAAGGTTGAGCGTGAGATCCAACAAGATTTGGCTAACTTAGAGCTACATAACGAAGGCGCTTAG
- a CDS encoding LysR family transcriptional regulator gives MKLDDLNLFRLVVENGSYTATSRKTMIPVATITRRIQALEDSLNLRLLNRHARKLSLTEAGERFFNECSPLLQRLSSTAEELTDVCKGASGKIRITAPSNLTKRMMMPMFSEFMTQYPDINIELMMNNQADQLDPTEWDVIFRVGPQRDSSLIARKISEVKDILIASPDYLAKNPAPSHAEELANHSLLKGYPLIKWQLSNSNEETVVNSEKGRFNANALNVVRQACSEGLGITLMPDVMIREYIEDGSLVQVLEDWSANPRDIYMLYNHKDHLPEKVRLFIDFVIAYHIH, from the coding sequence ATGAAATTAGATGATTTAAACCTCTTTCGACTTGTCGTTGAAAATGGGAGCTACACCGCAACATCACGCAAGACTATGATTCCGGTTGCGACCATTACACGACGCATCCAAGCCTTAGAAGATTCACTAAACCTAAGACTTCTCAATAGACACGCGCGTAAACTCTCTTTAACAGAGGCAGGCGAACGTTTCTTCAACGAATGCTCTCCATTACTGCAACGTCTATCTTCTACTGCAGAAGAACTGACTGACGTTTGTAAAGGAGCTTCCGGTAAGATTCGCATTACGGCACCCTCAAACCTGACCAAGCGCATGATGATGCCGATGTTCAGTGAATTCATGACTCAATATCCTGATATTAATATTGAGCTGATGATGAACAACCAAGCCGATCAGCTTGATCCAACCGAGTGGGACGTGATTTTCAGAGTAGGTCCACAACGTGATTCAAGTCTAATCGCTCGAAAAATCAGTGAAGTAAAAGATATTCTTATCGCAAGTCCTGACTACTTAGCGAAGAACCCGGCACCAAGTCATGCAGAAGAGCTCGCGAATCATTCGCTACTTAAAGGCTATCCGCTGATTAAGTGGCAGCTGAGTAATTCGAATGAAGAGACGGTGGTGAATAGCGAGAAAGGCCGTTTCAACGCGAATGCGCTCAATGTCGTGAGACAAGCATGTTCAGAAGGCCTAGGTATCACCCTAATGCCCGACGTTATGATCCGCGAATACATTGAAGATGGCAGCTTAGTGCAAGTCTTAGAGGACTGGAGCGCTAACCCTCGTGATATTTACATGCTTTACAACCACAAAGACCACCTGCCAGAGAAGGTTAGATTGTTTATCGATTTTGTGATCGCATACCACATTCACTAA
- a CDS encoding response regulator, with amino-acid sequence MYKTHSQPVMTSAQEVLNQKCVMLVDDDPIFRRITSAYLDKIGYKVVEAENGLDALQKLRDSAPDLIVCDLSMPILDGIELVEELSLEYPSLPMIVVSGTDDMSDVAKALRFGIKDFLVKPLEDHGHLGSAIANTLTDSFDNISDQRDFSSQWFCVDDGGEIPEDQELHWHLNHLQDNPSAARDLLHALLPDKDTRQGSWRCSYRLLQSTEMMPLVFDYAWMMNGQFAFYLVDSSSSDNGGSAATLLVRALFHDYIRNRKDFNVDLKDIAEILEKGIRCSKCSTPVNALFGVADLAVGTISILPAGLDGQWSNGELNQHIAAGERLGENCKKNFITRDLPIEQGCQLSLSLLGSASFSLDIHQGSTD; translated from the coding sequence ATGTACAAAACTCACAGTCAGCCAGTTATGACCTCGGCTCAGGAAGTTCTCAATCAAAAATGCGTTATGTTGGTTGATGATGATCCTATTTTTCGCCGGATAACCAGCGCGTATTTAGACAAGATTGGTTATAAAGTGGTTGAGGCTGAAAATGGGCTGGACGCTCTGCAAAAGCTTAGAGACTCAGCGCCAGATTTAATTGTGTGTGACTTATCAATGCCTATTCTGGATGGCATTGAGCTTGTAGAAGAGCTCAGCTTAGAGTATCCGTCACTGCCTATGATCGTTGTGTCTGGCACCGATGATATGTCTGATGTGGCGAAAGCATTACGATTTGGTATCAAAGACTTTTTAGTCAAACCTCTGGAGGATCACGGTCATTTAGGCAGTGCGATTGCGAATACATTAACAGATTCGTTCGATAACATTTCAGACCAACGAGATTTTTCAAGCCAATGGTTTTGCGTTGATGACGGCGGAGAGATCCCTGAAGACCAAGAGCTGCATTGGCACCTAAATCACTTGCAAGATAACCCTAGTGCGGCAAGAGACTTATTGCACGCGCTGCTTCCTGACAAAGACACACGACAAGGCTCATGGCGTTGTAGTTACCGCCTACTACAATCAACAGAGATGATGCCACTTGTGTTCGACTATGCGTGGATGATGAACGGGCAGTTTGCTTTCTACCTCGTCGATTCGTCGTCTTCTGATAACGGCGGCTCAGCGGCCACATTGTTGGTGAGAGCGTTATTCCACGATTACATCAGAAATAGAAAAGATTTTAACGTTGATCTCAAAGATATTGCGGAAATTTTGGAGAAGGGGATTCGTTGCTCTAAATGTTCAACCCCTGTGAATGCTTTGTTTGGTGTTGCTGACCTTGCTGTGGGAACTATCTCTATTTTACCTGCGGGTTTAGATGGACAATGGTCGAATGGCGAATTGAATCAACATATTGCGGCGGGCGAGCGCTTGGGTGAGAATTGTAAGAAGAACTTCATTACACGGGATCTTCCGATTGAACAAGGCTGCCAGTTATCATTAAGCCTGCTTGGATCGGCCAGTTTTAGTTTAGACATACACCAAGGGTCCACCGATTAA